The Dermacentor albipictus isolate Rhodes 1998 colony chromosome 2, USDA_Dalb.pri_finalv2, whole genome shotgun sequence genome has a segment encoding these proteins:
- the Vps29 gene encoding vacuolar protein sorting-associated protein 29, producing MLVLVLGDLHVPHRCHSLPAKFKKLLVPGRIQHILCTGNLCTKESYDYLKTLASDVHVVRGDFDENLNYPEQKVVTVGQFRIGLCHGHQVVPWGNPDSLALLQRQLDVDVLISGHTHRFEAYEHENKFYINPGSATGAYNALESNVIPSFVLMDIQSSTVVTYVYQLIGDEVKVERIEYKKS from the coding sequence ATGCTAGTCCTCGTGCTGGGCGATCTGCACGTCCCGCACCGCTGCCACAGCCTGCCAGCCAAGTTCAAGAAGCTGCTGGTGCCCGGCCGCATCCAGCACATCTTGTGCACGGGCAACCTGTGCACCAAGGAGTCGTACGACTACCTGAAGACGCTGGCCAGCGACGTGCACGTCGTGCGCGGTGATTTCGACGAGAACCTCAACTACCCCGAGCAGAAGGTGGTCACCGTGGGCCAGTTTCGCATCGGCCTGTGCCACGGCCACCAAGTGGTGCCGTGGGGCAACCCGGACAGCTTGGCACTGCTGCAGCGACAGCTGGACGTTGACGTGCTCATCTCGGGACACACGCACCGCTTCGAGGCGTACGAGCACGAGAACAAGTTCTACATCAACCCGGGATCGGCCACCGGTGCTTACAATGCACTCGAGAGCAACGTCATTCCGTCGTTCGTGCTCATGGACATCCAGTCGTCCACCGTTGTCACCTACGTCTATCAGCTGATAGGGGACGAGGTCAAAGTGGAACGGATCGAGTACAAGAAGTCCTAA